The region CAACGCCGCCCAGACCAGACAAATAGGCCAGGTAGCTATTGTGGGGATTGTCGAAACGGGAAATACCGGGAGTTTGCGGTATTTTCCTGTCATTTTGAAATTCATTCATTTTAACACCATAGTCCCCTGTTCCAACTCCCAACAGGGGAGACTCGAACGCCATTTTGAGCGCCCCTTCCCAGAAAACCAGACGGAGACCGAGACTGGTCGTAGCCTCCCCTTTCTGGTAGAATCTGAAATCCTCGACCCCGGTGCCAAATCTCTTTCTCACCAACGGAGAAGAAACAAGCACAACGAAGCAGAGGGCGACCAATCCCAGTATCTTGATTCCTCTCCTTTTAGCTGGAAGAATAGCCATCAGCGCAAATGGAAATAAGAGAAAGAAGACAACCTGACCCGTCCTTCCTCCGATCATAATCAACTGAATAAAGAAGGCGAAACCTAATCCAATGTTGATGGATGGAATCAGTACGGCCCGATATTTCAAGTCATAGAGAATCCAGATCAACGCGTTGGTCAGAGCCAAACTTAAAAAAATGTGGTTGGCGAATCCGACCGGTCCCAATATTGGATCCATGGGTAATCCTGAAATGAGATTGAAATATTGAAAAAACCCGATTATGAAAGAGAGTGTTAAACCCGATAGAAAAGAAAGTACAGTCCAACGAAAGTATCGCCAATTCCAGGGAAGGGTACAGCCTGCGACGGTGAAGAAGAAATAATTTAATTTCGATATCACAATAAGGCCTCGATGAAGGTCAGATGTCCAAAATAGTCCGGTTAGATTGACCAGGATGAGTAGAAGTAGAGGAACAGTCCATGGCCGCGTAAAAATCCTGTTCCAGTTTTTCCAATAACCGGAAAACAAATACAGGACCAGGAAGATAGCAC is a window of Nitrospirota bacterium DNA encoding:
- a CDS encoding O-antigen ligase family protein — its product is MEKTKPDPLRDRLLFLFFPMPLFMAPIATAGSSISGAIFLVLYLFSGYWKNWNRIFTRPWTVPLLLLILVNLTGLFWTSDLHRGLIVISKLNYFFFTVAGCTLPWNWRYFRWTVLSFLSGLTLSFIIGFFQYFNLISGLPMDPILGPVGFANHIFLSLALTNALIWILYDLKYRAVLIPSINIGLGFAFFIQLIMIGGRTGQVVFFLLFPFALMAILPAKRRGIKILGLVALCFVVLVSSPLVRKRFGTGVEDFRFYQKGEATTSLGLRLVFWEGALKMAFESPLLGVGTGDYGVKMNEFQNDRKIPQTPGISRFDNPHNSYLAYLSGLGGVGLGVLLWFLFFVSKEALQVWQTPVGWFKLSFLGIFILGSFMDSLIWGHDHAFALAIITAIPVKWSDERMGRVDEQTRIEIK